The genomic interval TAGAAACTGGAAAACCTTTAGATAATGATGATAGTGAAGATTATACAGATGTTACAAAAGAATATTTAATGAAGAAAATGAAAGAAGATAAAACTGTTGTTACAATAACAGCAGGAACACCAGGAAGTTTTAGTTTTTCTAGAAAAGAAAGAGAAGAACTTGGAGAGCAATTCGTAGATGTGGGAATAGCAGAACAAACAGCTGTTGCCTTAGCTTCAGGAATGGCTTCAAAAGGAGCTAAACCTGTATTTACAGTGGTAAGTTCATTTGTTCAAAGAACCTATGATCAATTGTCACAAGATTTATGCATAAACAATAACCCTGCAACAATAGTTGTTTCTTATGGCGGAGCTATAGGAATGACAGATGTTACTCACCTTGGTTGGTTTGATATTGCTATGATGAGTAATATTCCAAACTTAGTTTATCTTGCACCTACAACAAAAGAAGAACATCTTGCTATGCTTGAATGGAGTATAGAACAACAAGAACATCCAGTTGCAATTCGTTTACCAGGTGGAAAGATGGTTTCAACTGGTGAAAAAATAACAAAAGATTTCTCTAAATTAAATACTTATGAAGTAAAACAAAAAGGAGAAAAAATAGCAATTCTAGGATTGGGAACTTTCTATCAATTAGGAGAAAAAGCTGCAAAACTTTATGAAGAAAAAACAGGAGTAAAGGCAACAGTTATAAATCCTATGTATATCACAGGTGTAGATGAAAAATTATTAGAAGAATTGAAAAAAGATCATAGTGTAGTTATAACTCTTGAAGATGGAATTTTAAATGGTGGTTTTGGGGAAAAAATTGCTAGATTCTATGGAAATTCTGATGTGAAAGTTTTAAATTATGGATTGAAAAAAGAATTTTTAGACAGATACAATATAGGAAAAGTACTTACAGAAAATAGATTGAAAGCTGACTTAATTGTTGAAGATTTATTGAAATTTTAAGGGGCAAATAGCAAATAAAAAAGAATAGGAAATATAAGAAGTGAACTACTCATTAAAATAGTACTTGTTACAGCAGGTACTATTTTATTTTTTACTAATTAATTGTATAATATAAAGAAAAACTAAATGTTGACAGAGGATAAAAACATATAGTAGTCAGTTAGAAATATTTATCAAAGTTACAAATTTACAAAATTGAAACAAGAGGTGTTTTAGAAGTTATGGAAAAAATAAAGGAAGAAGTCCCAGAGAAATTAAGAATAGCAGTTCTTTTATCATTTATAAGTGGATATATTAATGCCTTTACTTATAATAATGCAGGAGAACTTTTTGCAGGAGCACAAACTGGAAATGTAATTTTTATGGCATTACACTTTGCAAAAGGAAATCTTGAAAAAGCAGTTGAATTTTTAATACCTATTATTTCTTTTATGATAGGGCAAATTTTTATCTATTGTTTTAGAAATTTTTTTCAAAGAAGAGGACACAAAGGATATATACATTCTTCTCTTTTAATGCTTTTTATTATGGTAATGTTAATTGTACTTTTACCTTTTTTTGATTATCATTTTATTGTTGTTACACTAGCTTTTTTTGCAGCTATCCAATCAGATACCTTTCAAAGATTGAGAGGTTTTTCATATGCCACTATAATGATGACAGGAAATGTAAAAAATGCTCCTCGTTTATTGATTGAGGGACTTGTTCAGAGAGATAGAGAATTATTAGTAAGAGGTTTTTTATTATTTTTAATAATTTTTAGTTTTATGCTAGGAGTAGGAATATCTACATATTTTACTCAATTTGTCAAAAAGAGTGCATTAGTTCCTTTAATTCTTCCACTTTCATATATTAATTATGTGTTATTTAAAGAAGAGCATAATGTAATAGATGTTGTAAAATCTAAAATAAGAAAGATTAAATAAGTTATTATAGATTAAGCTTGACACTTCCTTAAAAAAAGTTTATAATTTTAGTAAACAATTAAAAGGAGTTGAAGATATGCTAGGAAAAGTAATAACAGAACACGGACAAGTAGTTAATAGTCAAGATATAATGGTAGTTCACTTACATTTAAAAGAAGGTGAAACAATACCTGCTCACAATCATCCTGGAAGACAAATATTCTTTACAGTTGTTGAAGGTGAAGTAGAAGTGTATTTAGATGAAAAGGAAACTTATCCATTAGTACCTAAAAAAGTTTTAGAGTTTGATGGAGAAGCAAGAATATCTGTAAAAGCATTAAAAGAAAGCGATATTTTTGTATATTTAGTTGTAAAAAGATAAAAATAAACTAAGACCTCCTAAAATGTTTAAAGAGCCAATTTAAACATCTAGGAGGTCTAATAGTTAACAATTATATATAATAGGAATTATTAAGGTTTTTATTTTTTATTAAGTGTGTTAGAACACTCGTGGCTCTAGCACTCGTTAGGGTGTTAGCCGTGAGACATGTACTCGTAGGGTATGAATAACACCAACATTGAAAATGTTGTTCTAAAATTTGTAATTTTACTAATTTTAGAGTATAATATATTTAAGAACTTTGGAAACTGAATATATAAGGTTGAGGTTAGAAAATGCAGTAACCTCGTAAAATATTCACTGCCAAAATTAAATGGTTTTGAACCGTGCCAACAGGACGTAAATGTTCTCAATGGAGAGCTTGTCCATTAAAGTCTTAAGGAAATTAGCTAGTATTTGAATACTAGATATTCAAAAGAAACTAAATAGTACTTAAGAACCTTGCGACTTTAGTCGTGATAGGTTCAGACTCCTCTTTCAGCCATGATAATTTTTATTTCATTTTCATTGATTCCAACCATAGCTTCACCTAAGTCTTCTGAAACTCTAGCAATAATTTCAGGATTATCATAATTTTTTACAGCTTCAACAATAGCTTTTGCTCTTTTTCTAGGATCACCAGATTTAAAGATACCACTACCTACAAATACTCCATCTGCTCCTAACCTTCTCATAAGTGCAGCATCTGCTGGAGTAGCAACTCCACCTGCTGAGAAATTAGGTACAGGTAATCTACCATTATCATGAACATATTTTACTAAATCATAAGGAACTTGTAAGTCTTTTGCCATTACATATAGTTCATCATCACGTAGAGCTTTAACTAGATTGATTTCTTTCATGATTTGTCTCATATGTGAAACAGCTTGAACAACGTCTCCTGTTCCAGCTTCTCCCTTAGTTCTAATCATTTGAGCCCCTTCACATATTCTTCTTAAAGCTTCACCTAAATTTCTAGCTCCACATACGAAAGGAGTAGTAAAATCTCTCTTATTTACATGATGTACTGAATCAGCTGGTGATAAAACTTCTGATTCATCGATAAAATCAATACCAATTGCTTGTAATATTTCAGCTTCCACAAAATGTCCTATTCTTACTTTTGCCATTACAGGAATTTTTACTGCTGACATAATTTCTTTTATTAATTTAGGATCGCTCATTCTAGAAACTCCACCTGCTGCTCTGATATCAGCTGGGATTCTTTCTAGTGCCATAACAGCAACTGCTCCTGCTTCTTCTGCAATAATTGCTTGTTCCTTAGATGTAACATCCATAATAACTCCACCATTAAATCTTGTATCCATTTTTGTACCTCCTCATGTAATATATCTTATATTGACTTTTTTATAGTATAACTGTATACTGACATTATATAAAGTACCAGAATAAAACTTTTTTATGGAGTCAGCTATGATTATTTTAAATTTAGATAATAAATCAAAAATTCCTCTATATATACAAATATATACTGAGATAAAAAAATTAATTCAAACTAAGATTTTAAATGCAAATGAAAAGTTACCTTCAAAGAAAGATTTTATTGACTATTATAATATCAGTCAGAATACTATTCAAAATGCTCTTTATCTTTTATTGGAGGAGGGGTATATTTTTTCTATTGAAAGAAAAGGTTACTTTGTTTCTGATATAGAAAATCTAATTATACAGAATGTTAAAGTGGAAAATAAGGCAAAATTTAAAGAAAAAGAGAAAATACACTATGATTTTTCATATTCAGGAGTGGATAAGAAAAGTTTAGCTAGAACAATTTTTAAAAGAATTACTAAAGATGTTTATGATGAAGAGAATGAGGATTTGTTATTTCAAGGGCATATACAAGGGGATTTATTATTGAGAAAAAGTATCTGTGAATATCTATCTCAATCGAGAGGCTTTAAGGTAGATGCTGAACAAATAGTTATTAGCTCAGGGACAGAGTATCTATTCTATATAATTTTTAAACTATTTAACAATAAAATCTATGGTTTAGAAAATCCTTGCCATAAGATGTTTAAAGAATTATTTTTAACAAATAATATAAGTTTTAAAGCTATTTCATTGGATGAAAATGGAATAGTAATTGATGATTTAAAGAAGAATAATGTCAATATAGCCTATGTTACTCCTTCACATCAATTTCCAACGGGAGCAATTATGAGTATCAGTAGAAGAACAGAACTTTTAAATTGGGCAAATGAAAATCCTGAGCGTTATATAGTGGAAGATGACTATGACAGTGAATTTAAGTATACTGGTAGACCTATTCCAGCATTGAAGGCAAATGATATCAATGATAAAGTTATTTATTTAGGAAGTTTTTCAAAATCAATTAGTCCTGCAATTCGTGTGAGTTACTTGGTTTTACCTAAGGCACTTTTAAATATCTATCAAAGGGAATTACCATATTTTATATGTCCCGTACCAACTTTAAATCAAAAAATTCTCTATAGATTCATTAAAGATGGCTATTTTGTTAAACATATAAATAAAATGAGAACTCTTTACAAGAAGAAAAGAGAATTTCTTGTAAATACCATTAAAGCTTACTCTTCTAAGATATTAAATAAAGAGATTCAAATACAAGGGGCAGATGCAGGTTTACATATGGTAATTAAATTAAATCAAAAAATTAATGAAAAGTTATTTTTAAATGAGTGTTTAGAAAATTCTTTAAAATTATATAGTTTGGAAGAATATAACATAGAAGAAATACATAGAGAAAAGTCATATTTCCTTTTAGGTTATGCCAATTTAACAAATAAGGAAATAGAAGAAGGAATATTGCTATTGTTAAAAATTTTAAAGAAATATTATATAAAAAAAATTGACCAAAAAAAATAAAAATGATAAAATTGGGTATAAATATTGATATATAAAAAGAAAATGGGGGGGGGGGCAGATTATATGAATAACAATTTATATAATGTAGAAAAAAACTTACGATCAATAGCTAAAAGATATGAAAATGTAAAATATTCAGTTGGACTTGCTGTACTTTTTTTAATGAAGGGAACAAGTGCATTTTCTGATGAGAACAAGATACAAGAATTAGAAAAACAAAAGGATATTTTAACAGATGTAAAAAAAGAAAAAGCAGAAGTAAAAGAAACTAAGAAAGTAGCAAAGACTACACAAAAATTAAAAGCTTCATGGACAAATATGCAATTTGGAGCTAATGATTTATATAGCAATTTTTTTGTTACACCAAAAAATAAAGTGGAAAAAACTTCAATAATAAAAAATGAAAAGACTGTTTTAGTAGCTAGTGCAGATAATGGGACAAGTTTGCCTATGCTTGCTAAACTTACATCAGATATAGAAAAAACTTCAACACCTACAACTGAAGAAATAAATACAAGCAAAGAAAATCTAAGAAACTCAGTTGGAAATTTACAAAATAAGATAGATACAGCAAGAAGAGAAAATCAAAAAGAAATAGATGGATTAAGATTAGAATTAATTCAACTTATGGAACAAGGAAATCAAGTAGTTAAATCACCTTGGTCATCTTGGCAATTTGGAGCTAACTATTTCTATGATAATTGGGGCTCTGCATATAAAGGTAGAGGGGATAAACAAACAAACAAAATTTTAACAAGAGATAAGTCTGCTACTTTAAATAGATTTTTAGAAAGTTCTGCTGATTCAACATCATATGGTATGACAAATTTAAAATTAGTTAAAGAACCTTCAGTCGAAATAAAAATAAGTGCTGGTGTTAAACCTAAGAATATAGATAGACAGGCACCTAGTTATAAACCAAGTGCACCAACAGTAGCATTGCCTATATTTGAGCCTATACTTCTTTCAGCACCAGTAAAACCATCAGCACCAGTTGAAGTAACACCTACAACTTTTGAACCTCCGGCTTTAAATTTTGTTGGAACTGGATTTCCACAAGGTACAACAATTGGAATAACTAAAAATACTATCATTATACAAAATTATGAAAAATATTCTACTCCTAATGGAGTATTTAAAATAGAATCAGGAGAGTCAGGTTCAACTTGGACAGGAACAGTTAGAGCTGTATCAACAACAACTCCTTCACTAAGTGGAGATTTAACAGATGGGAATTCAAATCCATTTAAATTATTCACTTTTATCAATGAATTAAGAGACCATGACTCAGTTATATCTGGAGAATACGAGATGACTGATTTAGGTGGTGGAAATAGAACTAAAATATTTTTAAGTTATAATCCAGCTGCTGTTGGTGGAGATTATGGAGGGACATATGCTCCTAATGATAGAAGTGTAACTTTTGATGGAAAGCTAAGTTTGCATGGTATAGCTACTCCAAATAATACAAATGTTCTTGTAGGAGTTGAACATCAACTTTGGGCAAGACATAATCTAACTCATCTTCAATCAAGTTCTAACTTTTTAAATAAAGGTGAAATAATACTAGCAAGTGGTAATAATGTTGTAGGTATTATGATAGATGTAGAACAGATGCAAGATGTAGATAGAAAATCTCACACAACTATAAATGATGGAAAAATAATTATCAACAACCAAAATAGTATAGGTATAGACTTTGGACAATATAGCTTCCAACAAATGACTAAAGTAGATGTAACATTAGGAGATATCATAGTAAATGGAAAAAATAACTATGGTGCTAGAATGAAAAATATTTTTGTACAGCATCCAACAAATCCTTACTATGCTCTTTATATGACATACTATGATTATGTTAAAGTAAATTCTGGAACAGGTAAGAAGATAACTGTAAATGGTGAAGAAAATGTTGGTATGGCTATTGGAAAATCATTGTCAGCAGCAGCAAGA from Fusobacterium pseudoperiodonticum carries:
- a CDS encoding 1-deoxy-D-xylulose-5-phosphate synthase; protein product: MYLEKINSPEDVKKLNIEEMKVLAQEIRDAVIKRDAIHGGHFGPNLGMVEATIALHYVFDSPKDKFVFDVSHQTYPHKMLTGRREAFTDEAHYDDVTGYSNQHESEHDHFILGHTSTSISLALGLAKARDVKGEKGNVIAIIGDGSLSGGEALEGLDFAGELKTNFIVIANDNDMSIAENHGGLYKNLKLLRETEGKAECNLFKAMGLEYIFVKDGNNLEELIEAFKKVKDIDHPITVHIHTQKGKGYKLAEENKEPWHYVMPFNIETGKPLDNDDSEDYTDVTKEYLMKKMKEDKTVVTITAGTPGSFSFSRKEREELGEQFVDVGIAEQTAVALASGMASKGAKPVFTVVSSFVQRTYDQLSQDLCINNNPATIVVSYGGAIGMTDVTHLGWFDIAMMSNIPNLVYLAPTTKEEHLAMLEWSIEQQEHPVAIRLPGGKMVSTGEKITKDFSKLNTYEVKQKGEKIAILGLGTFYQLGEKAAKLYEEKTGVKATVINPMYITGVDEKLLEELKKDHSVVITLEDGILNGGFGEKIARFYGNSDVKVLNYGLKKEFLDRYNIGKVLTENRLKADLIVEDLLKF
- a CDS encoding YoaK family protein — encoded protein: MEKIKEEVPEKLRIAVLLSFISGYINAFTYNNAGELFAGAQTGNVIFMALHFAKGNLEKAVEFLIPIISFMIGQIFIYCFRNFFQRRGHKGYIHSSLLMLFIMVMLIVLLPFFDYHFIVVTLAFFAAIQSDTFQRLRGFSYATIMMTGNVKNAPRLLIEGLVQRDRELLVRGFLLFLIIFSFMLGVGISTYFTQFVKKSALVPLILPLSYINYVLFKEEHNVIDVVKSKIRKIK
- a CDS encoding cupin domain-containing protein, with translation MLGKVITEHGQVVNSQDIMVVHLHLKEGETIPAHNHPGRQIFFTVVEGEVEVYLDEKETYPLVPKKVLEFDGEARISVKALKESDIFVYLVVKR
- the pdxS gene encoding pyridoxal 5'-phosphate synthase lyase subunit PdxS, coding for MDTRFNGGVIMDVTSKEQAIIAEEAGAVAVMALERIPADIRAAGGVSRMSDPKLIKEIMSAVKIPVMAKVRIGHFVEAEILQAIGIDFIDESEVLSPADSVHHVNKRDFTTPFVCGARNLGEALRRICEGAQMIRTKGEAGTGDVVQAVSHMRQIMKEINLVKALRDDELYVMAKDLQVPYDLVKYVHDNGRLPVPNFSAGGVATPADAALMRRLGADGVFVGSGIFKSGDPRKRAKAIVEAVKNYDNPEIIARVSEDLGEAMVGINENEIKIIMAERGV
- a CDS encoding PLP-dependent aminotransferase family protein, coding for MIILNLDNKSKIPLYIQIYTEIKKLIQTKILNANEKLPSKKDFIDYYNISQNTIQNALYLLLEEGYIFSIERKGYFVSDIENLIIQNVKVENKAKFKEKEKIHYDFSYSGVDKKSLARTIFKRITKDVYDEENEDLLFQGHIQGDLLLRKSICEYLSQSRGFKVDAEQIVISSGTEYLFYIIFKLFNNKIYGLENPCHKMFKELFLTNNISFKAISLDENGIVIDDLKKNNVNIAYVTPSHQFPTGAIMSISRRTELLNWANENPERYIVEDDYDSEFKYTGRPIPALKANDINDKVIYLGSFSKSISPAIRVSYLVLPKALLNIYQRELPYFICPVPTLNQKILYRFIKDGYFVKHINKMRTLYKKKREFLVNTIKAYSSKILNKEIQIQGADAGLHMVIKLNQKINEKLFLNECLENSLKLYSLEEYNIEEIHREKSYFLLGYANLTNKEIEEGILLLLKILKKYYIKKIDQKK